The following proteins are encoded in a genomic region of Candidatus Zixiibacteriota bacterium:
- a CDS encoding T9SS type A sorting domain-containing protein, whose protein sequence is MRLRNLVFIGAMLILPFGLAYGQSMSLDHVDGLNPGNYLELDVPITYHIRLTGDGDAHGGITNGFRIYSPEGAGWNTTVGDTVGIGKAQFDGGFFISPFSVTGSGADTIGFGGFRFFGTGLPAGFDVVAYTLDVGPLTAADEGKTLCLDSAFYPPSGIWKWAGPDVFPAWDGPHCYAIGQGSPPPTIDCPDQPLAASACPGGEICIPLAITDAETVTVEGATWVDGQLCFTADITGPMGFHVEATNSGGTVSCDIEVNVSWDPAPVITCPTEPIVITNLATTICDGLPISDADAVTVTSDNQDYTATWANNQICFNADINGSFTATVIASNACGADTCSILIEVGEQPAAPVIDCPTEPLALEGCAGSFACFPLAISGATTVTSSNGTWEAGQLCFNLDPGKAVYAFTVIATNDIGADTCDFTVDVTLLFPPVIACPDLPIDEFLCAPGDICIPLVIENSVLPVAVSYGTWADDVLCFNADTAGQYVINLGVSESCGEAFCEVVINVSMGSGPVISCPDEPSVTVDSTDALICEEMMIAGADEVEILVDNQDYQVTWANDTVCFSANVVGSFTATFIAANSCGADTCAVSVTVLPPPCVEMFLSQTEFVFNMTTADGVNPDDQYLTVYSDELPFDFEIVTAGESWLTVDPLFGGSQQTVTISVDGLALEANTYEAVVAVVGNPDVVCEPMTQYFTVTLNVTIPPSDDDVISIPTVPAVLGARVAVPISMEFLCDLAELDVWLEFTTNDLVELDSISFAGSLIESWANKSVTLGNDDLNLAAAVSAGESLIPGATGLLMTMHFNVHGHAAPGFYPITGILPDPIFTYDCGSGPASVVPTIINGGIVIGTSENYVCGYVVDPNGHSIEGATVELWPDFPYDTWDDQTHSDASGLFEFFDSEIIPFDVYAYKQGYYPGKVENINFAQTGIMIVLTPVQPITPTLEWVNFYCETNLYMNAPLPVGSVIDAFDPDGVHCGSWFVSEAGRYGFMPIYRDDPYTPDVDEGADPDDNIRLYVNGVQAYTPDPTVWTANGDIHQVCLDVGDIIVKSCDLLEGWNLVSWNVDHENDDIIEVLASIEGCLEVVLGFEGEGLTYDPNLPMFSNLKFVDHLSGYWIKVNCDVTLEIAGEAVPVTTGIPLINGWNLVSYLPDYNLPTEEALASIHDDLIVALGWDPSIGNLVYQPGDILHNDLLEMGPCSGYWLKNDFPGVLAYPGAGPKIAPQPNRHIFAAKGSLEGVTATNSWMNVYAERLTVDGATVKAGSIVSAHNEEGLMIGRFIVEQDGLFGFMAVYGDDQTTDEIDGARPGEAFSLRINGLETNEDFTFSGATGGKMEISALTAKGNSDGTLPTKYSLGQNYPNPFNPKTTISFVLPTSGKATIEVYNVLGRLVSTPFDGVAQSGVNEVIWEGTNSAGEAVASGIYFYRLKTEGFTETKKMTLLK, encoded by the coding sequence ATGAGATTGAGAAATCTGGTCTTCATAGGCGCCATGTTGATCTTGCCGTTCGGCCTGGCTTATGGTCAAAGTATGTCGCTCGACCATGTTGACGGACTGAATCCCGGCAACTATCTGGAGCTCGATGTCCCGATAACTTACCACATCCGACTTACCGGCGATGGCGACGCCCACGGCGGTATCACCAACGGATTCCGCATTTATTCTCCGGAAGGAGCCGGCTGGAATACCACGGTCGGTGACACCGTAGGCATCGGTAAGGCGCAGTTTGACGGTGGCTTTTTTATCAGCCCCTTCAGCGTGACAGGCTCCGGCGCCGATACTATCGGCTTCGGTGGTTTCCGCTTCTTTGGTACCGGCTTGCCGGCCGGGTTTGACGTTGTCGCTTACACTCTGGACGTGGGCCCCCTCACGGCTGCCGATGAGGGCAAAACGCTTTGTCTGGATTCAGCCTTCTATCCCCCGTCCGGTATTTGGAAATGGGCCGGACCGGATGTGTTCCCCGCCTGGGATGGACCCCACTGCTATGCTATCGGTCAGGGTTCACCACCGCCGACGATTGACTGTCCCGACCAACCGCTGGCTGCATCGGCCTGCCCCGGTGGAGAGATTTGCATCCCGCTGGCTATTACCGATGCTGAGACGGTAACAGTTGAAGGCGCCACCTGGGTTGATGGACAGCTCTGTTTCACGGCAGACATTACCGGCCCGATGGGCTTCCATGTTGAAGCCACCAACTCAGGTGGTACTGTTTCTTGTGATATCGAGGTCAATGTCTCCTGGGACCCGGCACCCGTCATCACCTGCCCCACCGAGCCGATTGTCATAACCAATCTGGCCACGACTATCTGCGACGGCTTGCCAATCAGTGACGCCGATGCGGTTACGGTTACCAGTGACAATCAAGATTACACCGCAACGTGGGCAAACAATCAGATTTGTTTCAATGCCGACATAAACGGTTCGTTCACAGCTACTGTAATAGCTTCCAACGCCTGCGGCGCCGACACCTGCTCGATCCTGATTGAAGTGGGTGAACAACCGGCCGCTCCGGTTATCGACTGTCCGACCGAGCCTCTGGCCTTGGAAGGCTGTGCCGGCTCGTTTGCTTGTTTTCCCCTGGCCATCTCTGGTGCCACGACCGTAACCTCCAGCAACGGCACCTGGGAAGCGGGCCAACTCTGTTTCAATCTCGATCCCGGTAAAGCAGTTTATGCATTCACGGTGATAGCCACCAACGACATCGGCGCCGATACCTGTGATTTCACGGTCGATGTAACGCTGTTGTTCCCGCCGGTGATTGCCTGTCCGGACCTGCCGATCGATGAATTCCTCTGTGCTCCCGGGGACATTTGCATACCCCTGGTAATTGAGAACAGCGTCCTCCCGGTGGCCGTCTCCTACGGCACCTGGGCAGATGATGTTTTGTGTTTCAACGCCGACACGGCCGGCCAATATGTTATTAATCTCGGTGTCTCGGAGTCCTGCGGTGAAGCTTTCTGCGAGGTCGTTATCAATGTATCTATGGGCAGCGGACCCGTCATAAGCTGCCCCGATGAACCGAGCGTGACGGTCGACTCAACCGACGCCCTGATCTGTGAGGAAATGATGATTGCAGGCGCCGATGAGGTTGAGATCCTTGTTGACAATCAGGACTACCAAGTCACCTGGGCCAACGACACCGTCTGTTTCAGCGCTAATGTCGTCGGCAGTTTCACCGCCACGTTCATTGCGGCCAACTCTTGCGGCGCCGATACCTGCGCTGTGTCTGTGACTGTATTACCGCCGCCGTGCGTTGAGATGTTTCTGTCGCAAACCGAATTTGTGTTTAATATGACAACCGCCGACGGCGTCAATCCGGACGACCAGTATCTCACCGTCTATTCTGATGAGTTACCGTTTGATTTCGAGATCGTCACGGCCGGCGAGAGTTGGCTGACAGTCGATCCGCTGTTTGGTGGCAGCCAGCAAACAGTTACTATCAGCGTGGACGGACTGGCCCTGGAAGCCAACACCTATGAAGCGGTTGTGGCCGTCGTTGGCAATCCCGATGTTGTCTGTGAGCCCATGACACAGTACTTCACCGTCACCCTGAACGTGACTATCCCGCCCTCCGACGACGATGTTATAAGCATTCCCACCGTGCCCGCCGTACTGGGTGCACGAGTGGCGGTACCGATTTCGATGGAGTTCCTATGCGATCTGGCCGAGCTTGATGTCTGGCTGGAATTCACCACCAACGACCTGGTGGAACTTGACTCCATATCGTTTGCAGGCTCCCTGATCGAAAGTTGGGCCAACAAAAGTGTCACGCTGGGCAACGACGATCTTAACCTCGCCGCCGCCGTGTCGGCCGGTGAGAGTTTGATCCCGGGCGCGACCGGCTTATTGATGACCATGCACTTCAACGTACATGGCCATGCCGCGCCGGGATTCTACCCGATCACCGGCATCTTACCCGATCCGATCTTCACCTACGATTGCGGTTCCGGACCGGCCTCGGTGGTACCGACGATAATCAACGGTGGTATCGTCATCGGTACTTCCGAAAACTATGTCTGCGGCTACGTCGTCGATCCGAACGGTCACTCCATCGAAGGCGCCACGGTCGAACTGTGGCCCGACTTCCCGTATGACACCTGGGACGATCAGACGCACTCGGATGCCTCCGGTCTCTTTGAGTTCTTTGACTCTGAGATTATTCCCTTCGATGTTTACGCTTACAAACAAGGTTACTACCCCGGAAAGGTGGAGAATATCAACTTCGCCCAAACCGGTATCATGATAGTGCTGACCCCGGTGCAGCCGATCACGCCAACTTTGGAGTGGGTCAACTTCTACTGCGAGACCAATCTTTACATGAACGCTCCGCTGCCGGTCGGTTCGGTGATCGATGCCTTTGATCCCGACGGCGTACATTGCGGCAGTTGGTTTGTCTCAGAAGCCGGACGCTATGGCTTCATGCCCATCTACCGGGATGATCCGTATACTCCAGACGTCGACGAAGGGGCCGATCCCGACGACAACATCCGCCTCTATGTCAACGGCGTCCAGGCCTACACTCCCGACCCGACGGTGTGGACGGCCAATGGTGATATCCACCAGGTTTGTCTGGATGTCGGGGATATCATTGTCAAGAGTTGTGACCTGCTGGAAGGCTGGAACCTGGTGAGTTGGAATGTCGACCACGAAAACGACGATATTATCGAGGTGCTGGCTTCTATCGAAGGTTGTCTGGAAGTCGTGCTCGGCTTCGAGGGCGAGGGTCTTACCTACGATCCGAACCTGCCGATGTTCTCCAACCTGAAATTCGTCGACCATCTCTCAGGCTACTGGATCAAAGTTAACTGCGATGTGACGCTTGAGATCGCCGGTGAGGCGGTTCCGGTAACGACCGGCATTCCGTTGATCAACGGCTGGAACCTTGTTTCCTATCTGCCGGACTACAATCTCCCGACCGAGGAAGCGCTGGCTTCGATTCACGACGATCTTATCGTAGCGCTTGGTTGGGACCCGTCAATCGGCAATTTAGTCTATCAGCCGGGTGATATCCTGCACAACGATCTTTTGGAAATGGGTCCGTGCAGCGGTTACTGGCTCAAGAACGACTTCCCCGGCGTCCTGGCCTATCCGGGCGCAGGGCCAAAAATCGCGCCGCAGCCCAACCGCCACATCTTCGCGGCCAAGGGTAGCCTTGAGGGCGTCACCGCTACCAACAGTTGGATGAACGTCTACGCAGAGCGTCTGACTGTCGACGGCGCCACGGTCAAAGCCGGCAGCATAGTCAGTGCTCACAACGAAGAGGGTCTTATGATCGGCCGCTTCATAGTCGAGCAGGATGGTCTGTTCGGATTCATGGCTGTCTATGGCGACGACCAGACAACCGACGAAATCGACGGCGCCCGTCCCGGCGAGGCGTTCTCGCTGCGCATAAACGGCCTGGAAACCAACGAGGACTTTACATTCAGCGGTGCTACCGGCGGCAAAATGGAAATCTCTGCCCTGACGGCCAAAGGTAACTCGGACGGCACGCTGCCGACTAAGTACTCGCTCGGCCAGAACTATCCGAATCCGTTCAACCCCAAAACGACCATCAGTTTCGTCCTGCCGACCTCAGGTAAGGCGACCATTGAAGTCTACAACGTACTCGGTCGTTTGGTTTCGACACCGTTCGACGGCGTGGCCCAAAGCGGCGTCAATGAGGTCATTTGGGAAGGTACAAATTCCGCTGGCGAAGCTGTTGCTTCCGGCATATACTTCTACCGCCTGAAGACCGAAGGTTTCACTGAAACGAAGAAGATGACTTTGTTGAAATAG
- a CDS encoding T9SS type A sorting domain-containing protein: MNKRYTIGSLAIGLVLMLALAVTAGVTPTPWYKGFIGEAFYNGQPAPQGSKIDAYDPDGVHCGSFTVGANYDTVGIFGMLFAYGDDIYSDDIDEGALTGDLITFTVNHRNPSTSILDGDLYWQDKAQAEVNLSVDDAVMCLSPINLPADRIGKPNSIVRVEIDVRNCGNGLDFYTVEAISTKGWSLNIPSGFTYAASGEVVSVYFDVSLPIWPGSSESDRIDTVEFAVTSELDASETTTGSLQVTVDASDVYAIELTDPPIAKEGQPEEWVQFVVGVRNVGNVFDEYSITAESDLGWGISVETKGLVNANPGEEVYLSFEVLIPTDAPDGAADLLSYTVNSLNDVSVFVDGEVLLTSHSPTDVGDDGAGLLPNSIQLAQNYPNPFNPSTTISYTLPSRSRVSLAIYDVLGRAIEQIDLGTMPSGTHEVEYDGSSLASGVYFYRLVTDLGQETRKMVLLK, from the coding sequence GTGAACAAGAGATACACGATCGGAAGTCTGGCGATAGGGTTGGTGTTGATGCTGGCTTTGGCGGTGACCGCCGGTGTAACACCTACACCGTGGTACAAGGGATTCATCGGCGAAGCGTTCTACAACGGACAGCCGGCACCCCAGGGAAGCAAGATCGACGCATACGATCCCGATGGTGTTCACTGCGGTTCCTTTACCGTGGGCGCCAACTACGACACGGTCGGCATTTTTGGGATGTTGTTCGCTTACGGCGATGATATTTACTCAGACGATATCGATGAAGGTGCGCTTACCGGCGATTTGATCACGTTCACGGTGAATCATCGCAATCCAAGCACATCGATTCTTGACGGTGATTTATACTGGCAGGACAAGGCGCAGGCTGAGGTCAATCTGTCTGTCGATGATGCTGTGATGTGCCTGAGTCCGATCAATCTGCCTGCCGATCGGATCGGAAAGCCAAACAGTATTGTCCGGGTCGAAATTGACGTTAGAAACTGCGGCAACGGCTTGGACTTCTACACGGTCGAAGCGATATCCACCAAAGGCTGGTCGTTGAACATCCCCAGCGGTTTCACCTACGCCGCTTCAGGCGAAGTGGTTTCGGTCTACTTTGATGTTTCACTGCCCATCTGGCCGGGATCATCAGAAAGTGATCGTATCGACACCGTTGAATTCGCCGTCACTTCAGAGCTCGATGCCTCTGAGACGACCACCGGCTCGTTGCAGGTCACTGTCGATGCATCCGACGTTTACGCCATCGAACTGACCGACCCGCCGATAGCCAAAGAAGGCCAGCCCGAGGAATGGGTACAGTTTGTGGTCGGCGTTCGTAATGTGGGTAATGTCTTCGATGAGTACTCGATCACGGCTGAATCCGATTTGGGTTGGGGCATCAGCGTCGAAACGAAAGGGTTGGTCAATGCCAATCCCGGCGAGGAAGTGTACCTGTCGTTTGAGGTGTTGATCCCCACCGACGCCCCCGACGGGGCAGCCGACCTGCTGAGCTACACAGTGAACTCATTGAATGATGTGTCTGTCTTTGTCGATGGTGAAGTTTTACTGACCTCCCACTCTCCCACCGATGTCGGCGATGACGGCGCGGGGCTTCTGCCCAATTCGATTCAACTGGCTCAGAACTACCCGAATCCGTTCAACCCGAGTACGACAATCTCGTATACGCTGCCGTCACGCTCCCGGGTGAGTCTGGCTATCTACGACGTCCTGGGACGGGCGATAGAGCAGATCGATCTCGGAACGATGCCGAGCGGTACTCACGAAGTCGAGTATGATGGTTCATCGCTGGCCAGCGGCGTTTATTTCTACCGTCTGGTGACGGACTTGGGACAGGAAACCCGCAAGATGGTGCTGCTGAAGTAG
- a CDS encoding protein phosphatase 2C domain-containing protein: MALRYNVVGRTDVGLVRPGNEDTLHIDRESNVLAVCDGMGGHQAGEVASQSASQTIRTIFKHLHDELLADPDLALEQTLPSSGELLVKAIRLANREIHNRSTNDPALSGMGTTVVAVALEDNVMSVAHVGDSRAYRLEERQLVPLTTDHSWVAEMQSKQLMSSAEGLGSVGKNVITRALGVRENVEVDYRLVFVDPGDTFVLCSDGLCGFAEDDEIFATAEKAGGDLKRIVDDLIQMANDRGGADNVTVIAFRVEETSPSSFDELDVFTLDSENPELLAIEDTWLKQMANYRAETANDEQPSPVNDSPNKLLLTVIFAAFVILAAAIIYLTTQS, encoded by the coding sequence GTGGCACTTCGTTATAATGTCGTCGGGCGAACCGACGTAGGGTTGGTCAGGCCCGGCAATGAGGATACTCTCCACATCGACCGCGAGAGCAATGTCCTGGCTGTCTGCGACGGTATGGGCGGGCATCAAGCCGGCGAAGTTGCCTCGCAGTCGGCCTCGCAAACTATTCGAACGATCTTCAAGCATCTTCACGACGAACTTCTGGCCGATCCGGACCTGGCTCTGGAACAAACCTTGCCGTCGTCCGGAGAGCTTTTGGTAAAGGCCATCCGTCTGGCCAATCGTGAAATCCACAACCGCTCAACCAACGATCCGGCCCTGAGCGGCATGGGCACGACAGTGGTGGCCGTAGCGCTTGAAGACAATGTTATGTCGGTGGCGCACGTTGGCGACAGCCGGGCCTATCGCTTGGAAGAACGACAGTTGGTGCCGTTGACCACCGATCATTCCTGGGTGGCTGAGATGCAGTCCAAGCAACTGATGTCTTCAGCGGAAGGACTTGGCTCGGTCGGCAAAAATGTGATCACGCGTGCTCTCGGGGTTCGTGAAAACGTCGAGGTGGACTATCGTTTGGTATTTGTCGATCCGGGCGACACGTTTGTCCTCTGTTCGGACGGTCTCTGCGGATTCGCCGAGGACGATGAGATATTCGCAACGGCTGAAAAAGCAGGTGGTGACCTCAAACGGATCGTCGATGACCTCATTCAGATGGCCAACGACCGTGGCGGCGCCGACAACGTCACGGTGATTGCGTTCAGAGTCGAGGAAACTTCACCATCCAGTTTTGACGAACTCGATGTCTTCACCCTTGATTCCGAAAACCCGGAACTGTTGGCAATCGAGGACACCTGGCTTAAGCAGATGGCAAACTATCGGGCGGAAACTGCCAACGACGAACAGCCGTCGCCTGTTAACGACTCGCCCAATAAGCTACTACTTACCGTCATATTTGCAGCCTTTGTCATCTTGGCGGCAGCCATCATCTATCTGACTACACAATCGTAG
- a CDS encoding tetratricopeptide repeat protein, giving the protein MPTPSPASKQKAVWWVIIVAAALLALAILMKSTSDTEESAERSQADEYFLKGMELEKDGDPVGAVANYRAALKRYPTHPEACYRLALINYANKHFERAGLLLDRALKSDPANHLIHYQLGLAFDRVSEPDSAVSYLRRAVELEPEFDKAAYSLGLLWLNQQQPDSAVKYLDQYLKLVDDDSPQAGEVRELIESIQYER; this is encoded by the coding sequence ATGCCCACCCCTTCCCCAGCCTCAAAACAAAAAGCCGTCTGGTGGGTTATCATTGTTGCGGCGGCTCTGCTGGCGCTGGCCATTCTGATGAAGTCAACATCCGACACCGAAGAGTCCGCCGAAAGATCCCAAGCCGATGAGTACTTTCTGAAGGGGATGGAGTTAGAGAAAGACGGAGACCCGGTCGGCGCCGTGGCCAACTATCGTGCGGCTCTGAAGCGTTACCCGACCCATCCCGAGGCTTGTTACCGGCTGGCTTTGATCAATTACGCCAATAAACACTTTGAGCGGGCCGGGCTTTTGTTGGACCGGGCGCTGAAGAGTGATCCGGCCAACCACCTGATTCACTACCAACTCGGGCTGGCGTTTGACCGCGTTTCCGAGCCGGATTCGGCGGTGTCATATCTGCGACGGGCAGTTGAACTGGAGCCCGAGTTTGACAAAGCCGCTTACAGCCTGGGACTTTTGTGGTTGAACCAACAGCAACCGGACTCTGCCGTGAAATATCTCGACCAGTATCTCAAGCTGGTGGATGACGACAGCCCACAGGCCGGCGAGGTGCGCGAACTGATCGAGTCTATACAATACGAGCGGTGA
- a CDS encoding VCBS repeat-containing protein, giving the protein MKTTLVTLLLVNCLFATAWSHDEGIPDTVRIEGDTLQVGVSMPIRMAIANDYNIRLFSFGLISKTLDGGFAKADSIIFVNRMGSPEVLEWRIVVFRDSGGVSPDMTIVSARTFANPVMLAPGNDAVLELYLTGLTPGEMVVDSGFFPPVGKFEIIHEFPHGDYWPSYRPQFVTDTLTVIQGSLPPLLTLPDEEPSTDAGTKVSFKVEAESPEDNVVEIELTEFARLEGGAGTPVNAPSLNGNNPAHFSWLPTEADVGLWSAGFRACDVTGPCVNGNVTIQVVTDDNYLVSFHQVETVDAPGTLAMAHANTDDDPKPELFICSSGLLKEITASLWDLNANMTLSNVYSFGRARPFRTPVVGHLNNDAYPDVAIVSTLPQGLQVFYSDGNNGYWCDSISLPLVDSRGAVLGEFTRDQYLDYVYVGSSGIRICAGSDDPVFLQPVHFDIGEKAMSVNSADFDGDGLDDLAVGTESGLRIFKSDGSGGFEFIEFHNQTYGSLDIEITNSGSDFNNDNIYDLCLATPSTYGSHSEIVVYLGNGDGTFGQRVVRSPLGHVMANCAGDFNNDGDLDIAYVNGSENYCAVLFGDGDGDFTNELRFEIEHFQPLRMDCFDADLDGDLDIVVAASGTLTEGASLILFRNQLDPHGFMTMPIVVSALDNAEIELRAPSGQVVNKMRSSVSSGEYYRRNVNLNTILDDGITVGAVEPGTYAVKVQPKPDANKADETFSLELTVGGYPYRFADKAPMSTQGYEFGLYPFSRSPVYPPPGVYVYRSEFTFEWEGSGSFDFQLATDIEFNNLVAIATPSGSYLHSPPLDTALADLYYWRVKPVGAAEYSCVYPFNLRLADCLVGGNVDHDDDGIIALWDLVWLIDFIFKGGPEPPNLDEANINGLGAIDIADLVYLVDYLFTGGPPPVPCR; this is encoded by the coding sequence ATGAAAACCACACTTGTAACACTCTTACTGGTGAATTGCCTATTTGCGACCGCATGGTCCCATGATGAGGGTATCCCGGACACGGTCAGAATCGAAGGGGACACGCTCCAGGTGGGTGTATCGATGCCGATCAGAATGGCCATTGCCAACGATTACAACATCCGGTTGTTCAGTTTCGGCTTGATTTCGAAGACACTGGACGGCGGATTCGCCAAGGCCGACTCGATTATCTTCGTCAATCGCATGGGCAGTCCTGAGGTGTTGGAATGGCGCATCGTAGTCTTCAGAGACTCGGGGGGAGTGTCGCCCGACATGACAATTGTGTCGGCGCGGACTTTCGCCAACCCTGTGATGCTGGCGCCCGGCAACGATGCTGTTTTGGAATTATACCTGACCGGGCTGACGCCGGGTGAGATGGTGGTCGATAGCGGGTTCTTCCCGCCCGTCGGAAAGTTCGAGATAATCCATGAGTTCCCTCACGGGGACTATTGGCCGTCATACAGACCTCAGTTTGTCACCGATACCCTAACGGTCATTCAGGGCAGTCTGCCACCTTTATTGACTCTGCCCGACGAAGAACCCAGCACCGATGCCGGGACCAAAGTGTCATTCAAAGTCGAGGCCGAGTCGCCGGAGGACAACGTCGTTGAAATTGAGTTGACCGAATTTGCTCGTTTGGAAGGTGGGGCCGGGACGCCTGTCAACGCACCTTCGTTGAACGGTAACAACCCGGCTCACTTCAGTTGGCTGCCTACCGAGGCCGATGTAGGGCTGTGGTCGGCCGGCTTCCGCGCCTGCGACGTGACCGGACCCTGTGTGAACGGCAATGTGACCATCCAGGTGGTAACTGATGATAATTATCTGGTTAGCTTTCACCAGGTCGAGACGGTCGATGCACCGGGGACCCTGGCTATGGCTCATGCCAACACCGATGACGACCCCAAGCCGGAGTTGTTCATCTGCTCAAGCGGTTTGTTGAAAGAGATCACGGCCTCGTTGTGGGACTTGAATGCTAACATGACGCTCTCAAACGTCTACAGTTTTGGGCGCGCTCGGCCGTTCAGAACTCCGGTAGTTGGACACCTGAACAACGATGCATACCCCGACGTGGCCATTGTCAGCACTTTGCCGCAGGGATTGCAGGTCTTCTACTCCGATGGCAACAACGGATATTGGTGCGACAGCATCAGTCTGCCTTTGGTCGACTCGCGCGGCGCGGTTCTCGGTGAATTCACTCGTGATCAGTACCTTGATTACGTTTACGTCGGAAGCAGCGGCATCCGCATTTGCGCGGGTAGCGACGATCCTGTATTCTTGCAGCCAGTCCACTTCGACATCGGTGAAAAGGCAATGTCGGTCAACTCGGCCGACTTTGACGGCGATGGGTTGGATGATCTGGCTGTTGGAACCGAGAGCGGGTTGAGAATCTTCAAAAGCGACGGCAGCGGCGGGTTTGAGTTTATCGAGTTTCACAACCAGACCTACGGTTCGCTTGACATCGAGATCACCAACTCAGGTTCTGATTTCAATAACGATAACATCTACGACCTCTGTTTGGCCACGCCGTCGACTTACGGTAGCCATAGCGAAATTGTGGTCTACCTGGGAAACGGCGACGGTACTTTCGGGCAGAGAGTCGTGCGCTCTCCTTTGGGCCATGTCATGGCCAACTGTGCGGGTGATTTCAACAACGACGGCGACCTCGACATCGCATACGTCAACGGGAGCGAAAACTACTGTGCCGTTCTGTTTGGCGATGGTGACGGAGATTTCACCAACGAGTTGAGATTTGAAATCGAACACTTCCAACCCCTGCGGATGGACTGTTTCGACGCCGACCTCGACGGCGATTTGGATATCGTGGTGGCTGCCTCGGGTACCCTCACCGAAGGAGCTTCACTGATACTCTTTCGCAACCAACTCGATCCGCACGGATTCATGACCATGCCGATAGTTGTATCGGCCCTGGACAACGCGGAGATTGAACTTCGCGCGCCGAGCGGCCAGGTTGTAAACAAGATGCGAAGCTCTGTTTCGTCCGGTGAGTACTATCGCCGAAACGTCAACTTGAACACCATCCTGGACGACGGCATCACGGTAGGCGCTGTTGAACCGGGCACCTATGCCGTCAAGGTGCAGCCCAAACCGGATGCGAACAAGGCGGACGAGACGTTTTCACTGGAACTAACGGTTGGTGGCTATCCCTATCGATTCGCCGACAAAGCACCGATGTCGACCCAGGGATACGAGTTTGGGCTCTACCCGTTCAGCCGCTCCCCGGTTTACCCGCCGCCGGGTGTCTATGTATATCGCTCCGAGTTTACTTTTGAATGGGAAGGCAGCGGCAGTTTCGATTTCCAATTGGCTACCGACATTGAGTTCAACAATCTGGTGGCCATCGCCACGCCCTCAGGCAGTTACCTCCATTCGCCACCCTTGGACACGGCCCTTGCCGACCTGTACTACTGGCGGGTGAAACCGGTCGGCGCAGCCGAGTACTCTTGTGTTTATCCGTTCAACCTGAGACTGGCCGACTGTCTTGTTGGGGGTAACGTAGATCATGACGATGACGGAATAATTGCCCTGTGGGATCTTGTCTGGCTGATCGATTTCATTTTCAAGGGTGGTCCTGAGCCGCCGAATCTTGATGAAGCCAACATTAATGGGCTTGGCGCCATAGACATTGCCGATCTCGTTTACCTGGTGGATTATCTATTTACCGGCGGCCCGCCACCGGTACCTTGCAGGTAG
- a CDS encoding GYD domain-containing protein — MAAYIMAMTLNPNAKKQHADLPHQIDESMNAFARHGVHVDQLFATLGRYDYLAMFSADDQTVAFKVASEINGLGLLETETWPVIPYDDYQQLLV, encoded by the coding sequence ATGGCTGCCTATATCATGGCCATGACCCTCAATCCGAACGCCAAGAAGCAACATGCCGATTTGCCGCACCAAATCGACGAGTCGATGAACGCTTTTGCTCGGCACGGCGTCCATGTCGATCAGTTGTTTGCCACGCTGGGGCGGTATGATTATCTGGCCATGTTTAGCGCTGATGATCAAACGGTTGCTTTCAAAGTGGCCTCGGAGATTAACGGTCTGGGTTTGTTGGAGACCGAGACCTGGCCGGTGATTCCCTACGACGACTACCAGCAGTTGCTGGTCTGA